A window from Theobroma cacao cultivar B97-61/B2 chromosome 3, Criollo_cocoa_genome_V2, whole genome shotgun sequence encodes these proteins:
- the LOC18605797 gene encoding importin subunit beta-1 has product MEVTQVLLNAQSIDGAVRKNAEESLKQFQEQNLPAFLLSLSGELANEEKPVETRKLAGLILKNALDAKEQHRKYELVQRWLSLDANAKSQIKACVLKTLSSAVADARSTASQVIAKVAGIELPQKQWPELIGSLLSNIHQLRAHAKQATLETLGYLCEEVSPDIIDQDQVNKILTAVVQGMSASEGNTDVRLAATRALYNALGFAQANFSNDMERDYIMRVVCEATLSPEVRIRQAAFECLVSISSTYYEKLAPYIQDIFSITAKAVREDEEPVSLQAIEFWSSICDEEIDILEDYGGEFTGDSDIPCFYFIKQALPALVPMLLETLLKQEEDQDQDEGAWNIAMAGGTCLGLVARTVGDDIVPLVVPFIEENITKPDWRQREAATYAFGSILEGPSPEKLIPLVNVALNFMLSALTKDPNSHVKDTTAWTVGRIFEFLHGSAVDSPIITQVNCQQIVTVLLQSMKDTPNVAEKACGALYFLAQGYEDVGPSSPLTPFFQEIVQSLLTVTHREDAGESRLRTAAYETLNEVVRCSTDETAPLVLQLVPVIMMELHNTLEGQKLSSDEREKQSELQGLLCGCLQVIIQKLGSSEPTKYVFMQYADQIMGLFLRVFACRSSTVHEEAMLAIGALAYATGPDFAKYMPDFYRYLEMGLQNFEEYQVCAVTVGVVGDISRALEEKIVPYCDGIMTQLLKNLSSNQLHRSVKPPIFSCFGDIALAVGEYFEKYLMWAMSALQRAAELSTHTAGDDELTEYTNSLRNGILEAYSGIFQGFKNSPKTQLLIPYAPHILQFLDGIYMEKDMDDVVMKTAIGVLGDLADTLGSHAGSLIQQSRSSKDFLNECLSSEDHMIKESAEWAKLAISRAISV; this is encoded by the exons ATGGAAGTTACACAGGTGCTTTTGAATGCACAATCAATAGATGGAGCTGTGCGGAAGAATGCTGAGGAAAGCTTGAAACAATTTCAGGAGCAGAACCTTCCTGCTTTTTTGCTGTCACTTTCTGGGGAGTTGGCAAATGAGGAGAAGCCTGTTGAAACACGTAAATTGGCAGGTTTGATACTTAAGAATGCATTGGATGCTAAGGAACAACACAGGAAATATGAGCTTGTTCAAAGATGGTTGTCATTGGACGCCAATGCGAAGAGCCAGATTAAGGCATGCGTGTTAAAGACTCTCTCTTCTGCTGTAGCTGATGCTCGATCAACTGCATCTCAAGTCATTGCCAAGGTTGCTGGCATTGAGTTGCCACAGAAACAGTGGCCCGAGTTGATAGGTTCTCTTTTATCGAATATTCATCAGCTACGAGCTCATGCTAAGCAAGCCACTTTAGAGACTCTTGGATATTTGTGTGAGGAGGTCTCGCCTGACATTATTGATCAAGATCaagtaaataaaatacttACTGCTGTAGTTCAAGGTATGAGTGCATCAGAAGGAAACACTGATGTGAGGCTTGCTGCTACCAGAGCACTTTACAATGCTCTGGGATTTGCTCAGGCGAATTTCAGCAATGACATGGAGCGTGATTATATAATGAGAGTTGTCTGTGAGGCAACCCTGTCCCCAGAAGTGAGGATAAGGCAGGCAGCTTTCGAGTGTTTGGTCTCCATTTCATCAACTTACTACGAGAAACTAGCTCCTTATATCCAGGATATTTTTAGCATCACAGCAAAGGCTGTGAGGGAAGATGAGGAACCTGTCTCCCTTCAAGCCATTGAGTTCTGGAGTTCAATATGTGATGAGGAGATAGATATTTTGGAAGATTATGGAGGTGAGTTCACTGGTGATTCTGATATTCCTTGCTTTTACTTTATCAAGCAAGCACTCCCTGCGCTTGTTCCTATGCTGTTGGAGACACTCTTGAAGCAGGAGGAAGATCAGGATCAGGATGAAGGGGCTTGGAATATTGCAATGGCTGGGGGAACCTGTCTTGGGTTGGTTGCACGGACTGTGGGTGATGATATTGTCCCTCTTGTTGTGCCATTTATTGAGGAGAATATAACAAAACCAGATTGGAGGCAGAGGGAGGCGGCAACTTACGCCTTTGGTTCAATCTTGGAGGGTCCTTCCCCCGAAAAGTTAATACCTCTTGTTAATGTTGCCTTAAACTTCATGCTCAGTGCTTTGACAAAGGACCCCAACAGCCATGTCAAAGACACTACTGCCTGGACTGTTGGACGAATCTTTGAATTCCTTCATGGTTCTGCTGTAGATTCACCCATCATCACTCAGGTAAATTGCCAGCAGATAGTCACTGTGCTCCTTCAGAGTATGAAGGACACTCCAAATGTTGCTGAGAAGGCCTGTGGTGCTCTCTACTTTCTTGCTCAAGGTTATGAGGATGTGGGTCCATCATCTCCTTTAACTCCGTTCTTCCAGGAAATTGTCCAGTCCCTTCTCACTGTCACCCACCGAGAAGATGCAGGGGAATCACGGCTGAGGACTGCTGCCTATGAGACATTGAATGAAGTGGTGAGGTGTTCAACCGATGAGACAGCTCCATTGGTGTTGCAATTGGTGCCTGTCATCATGATGGAGCTTCATAACACTCTGGAGGGGCAGAAACTGTCATCTGATGAAAGAGAGAAGCAGAGTGAATTGCAAGGCCTTCTTTGTGGGTGTTTGCAGGTCATTATTCAGAAGCTTGGTTCATCAGAACCAACCAAGTATGTGTTCATGCAGTATGCAGATCAGATAATGGGGCTTTTCCTTAGGGTTTTTGCTTGTAGGAGTTCTACTGTACATGAGGAGGCCATGCTTGCCATTGGAGCCCTTGCTTATGCAACAGGACCAGATTTTGCAAAGTACATGCCAGATTTTTATAGGTACTTGGAAATGGGTCTTCAGAATTTTGAAGAGTACCAAGTCTGTGCTGTCACAGTTGGTGTTGTTGGTGATATTTCCCGGGCATTGGAGGAAAAAATTGTGCCTTACTGTGATGGTATTATGACACAACTTCTCAAGAATTTATCAAGCAACCAGTTGCATCGTTCTGTAAAGCCTCCCATATTTTCATGCTTTGGCGACATTGCATTGGCAGTGGGAGAGTATTTTGAAAAGTACTTAATGTGGGCCATGTCCGCACTTCAGAGAGCAGCAGAGTTGTCTACCCATACAGCCGGTGATGATGAATTGACAGAATACACAAATTCTCTGAGAAATGGAATTCTTGAGGCATATTCTGGGATTTTCCAAGGGTTTAAGAACTCTCCAAAAACTCAGCTCTTGATTCCCTATGCACCTCACATTCTCCAATTCTTGGATGGCATATACATGGAGAAAGACAT GGATGATGTGGTCATGAAAACTGCCATTGGTGTCCTTGGAGATCTAGCTGATACTTTGGGAAGTCATGCTGGTTCTCTGATACAGCAATCTCGCTCAAGCAAAGACTTTTTAAATGAATGCTTGTCTTCAGAAGACCATATGATTAAAGAATCTGCTGAATGGGCCAAGTTGGCCATTAGTCGTGCTATTTCAGTTTGA
- the LOC18605798 gene encoding calumenin-B isoform X1, with protein MAKAVVYTFLATAFIILFVFFQNKRHGHHTRSGLSRRLGYKAPHFDPLVARLERSAEEKGLSYHVDPEHISYVPEVADADEFFGDDGTLNTTLRLMILFPLLDSAPKDGLISAKELGAWIGQQAMDRLSFRTNKVMSWHDKNGDGAISFSEYLPHFNENDIAKNRKEHGEAGWWMEQFNNADLNSNGTLDFNEFKDFLHPEDSDNEEIQKWLLREKMKRMDDDHDGKLNFKEFLDYAYNIYKSYAEFETAAALAPTAEEKFVELDINEDKYLELDELRPILRYLYPGELFYAKYYTSYLIYEADDNKDGNLTMEEILNHESIFYNSLYDDSIDDDDYDDDHDEL; from the exons ATGGCGAAGGCGGTGGTTTACACCTTTCTGGCCACCgccttcatcattttattcGTGTTCTTCCAAAACAAACGGCATGGTCATCATACCCGTTCAGGCCTGAGTCGCCGCCTTGGCTACAAAGCTCCACATTTTGACCCTCTGGTCGCAAGACTCGAGAGATCGGCGGAAGAAAAAGGATTGAGCTATCACGTTGATCCGGAACACATTTCTTATGTTCCTGAGGTTGCAGACGCCGACGAGTTCTTCGGCGACGACGGAACTTTAAACACCACTCTGCGGTTGATGATTTTGTTCCCTTTGCTAGACAGTGCACCGAAAGATGGTTTAATCAGTGCCAAGGAGCTAGGGGCTTGGATTGGGCAACAGGCAATGGATCGTTTGAGTTTTAGAACCAATAAAGTCATGTCATGGCACGATAAAAATGGGGATGGAGCTATCAGCTTCAGCGAGTATCTGCCTCATTTTAACGAGAATGATATAG caaaaaatagaaaagagcACGGTGAAGCTGGATGGTGGATGGAGCAATTTAACAATGCAGACCTGAATTCCAATGGGACTCTTGACTTCAACGAATTCAAAGA TTTCTTACATCCGGAGGATAGTGACAACGAAGAAATTCAGAAATGGCTGTTGAGAGAAAAAATGAA ACGGATGGACGATGATCACGATGGCAAACTCAACTTCAAGGAATTTCTCGATTATGCATACAACATATACAAAAGCTATGCTGAATTCGAGACTGCTGCTGCTCTTGCACCCACAGCTGAAGAGAAATTCGTAGAGCTAGATATCAACGAAGACAA ATACCTGGAGCTGGATGAATTGAGACCCATACTCCGTTATCTCTACCCTGGTGAACTGTTTTACGCCAAGTACTACACCAGTTATCTGATTTACGAG GCTGATGATAACAAAGATGGGAATTTGACCATGGAAGAGATTCTCAATCACGAGAGCATATTCTACAACTCACTCTATGATGACAGCATCGACGATGACGACTATGATGATGACCATGACGAACTCTAG
- the LOC18605798 gene encoding calumenin-B isoform X2 produces MAKAVVYTFLATAFIILFVFFQNKRHGHHTRSGLSRRLGYKAPHFDPLVARLERSAEEKGLSYHVDPEHISYVPEVADADEFFGDDGTLNTTLRLMILFPLLDSAPKDGLISAKELGAWIGQQAMDRLSFRTNKVMSWHDKNGDGAISFSEYLPHFNENDIAKNRKEHGEAGWWMEQFNNADLNSNGTLDFNEFKERMDDDHDGKLNFKEFLDYAYNIYKSYAEFETAAALAPTAEEKFVELDINEDKYLELDELRPILRYLYPGELFYAKYYTSYLIYEADDNKDGNLTMEEILNHESIFYNSLYDDSIDDDDYDDDHDEL; encoded by the exons ATGGCGAAGGCGGTGGTTTACACCTTTCTGGCCACCgccttcatcattttattcGTGTTCTTCCAAAACAAACGGCATGGTCATCATACCCGTTCAGGCCTGAGTCGCCGCCTTGGCTACAAAGCTCCACATTTTGACCCTCTGGTCGCAAGACTCGAGAGATCGGCGGAAGAAAAAGGATTGAGCTATCACGTTGATCCGGAACACATTTCTTATGTTCCTGAGGTTGCAGACGCCGACGAGTTCTTCGGCGACGACGGAACTTTAAACACCACTCTGCGGTTGATGATTTTGTTCCCTTTGCTAGACAGTGCACCGAAAGATGGTTTAATCAGTGCCAAGGAGCTAGGGGCTTGGATTGGGCAACAGGCAATGGATCGTTTGAGTTTTAGAACCAATAAAGTCATGTCATGGCACGATAAAAATGGGGATGGAGCTATCAGCTTCAGCGAGTATCTGCCTCATTTTAACGAGAATGATATAG caaaaaatagaaaagagcACGGTGAAGCTGGATGGTGGATGGAGCAATTTAACAATGCAGACCTGAATTCCAATGGGACTCTTGACTTCAACGAATTCAAAGA ACGGATGGACGATGATCACGATGGCAAACTCAACTTCAAGGAATTTCTCGATTATGCATACAACATATACAAAAGCTATGCTGAATTCGAGACTGCTGCTGCTCTTGCACCCACAGCTGAAGAGAAATTCGTAGAGCTAGATATCAACGAAGACAA ATACCTGGAGCTGGATGAATTGAGACCCATACTCCGTTATCTCTACCCTGGTGAACTGTTTTACGCCAAGTACTACACCAGTTATCTGATTTACGAG GCTGATGATAACAAAGATGGGAATTTGACCATGGAAGAGATTCTCAATCACGAGAGCATATTCTACAACTCACTCTATGATGACAGCATCGACGATGACGACTATGATGATGACCATGACGAACTCTAG